In the genome of Hymenobacter taeanensis, one region contains:
- the hutH gene encoding histidine ammonia-lyase, with product MAQDFALTPTTHLDLATLGHLLSTNARVVLSEEASQRIEDCHRYLHNRLEATPDAPIYGINTGFGALCNTAIAPEQRQQLQVNLMMSHACGTGEEVPAELVRLMLLLKAQSLSYGHSGVQLSTVQRLLDFYNREMLPIVYQQGSLGASGDLAPLAHLCLPLLGLGEVNYMGYRLSAADAQSLFSWQPLTLKAKEGLALLNGTQFMLAYGVHTLLRARRLAAAADVIGALSLEAFGGRSEPFDERLHRIRPHAGQLTVAQRVRELLVSSELQLQPRLAVQDPYSFRCMPQVHGASRDALAYVQQVVETECNAVTDNPNIFPDDDAILSGGNFHGQPLALALDMLAMAVAELGSISERRTYQLISGQRGLPPFLVAEPGLNSGLMIPQYTAAGIVSQNKQLCTPSSVDSIVSSNGQEDHVSMGANAATKARRVVENVEQVLGIELFTATQALAFRHPGRTSAALEEVVAAFREKVPFVSQDRILYPDLHAAAAFVRAYAWQ from the coding sequence ATGGCTCAGGATTTCGCTCTCACCCCCACCACCCATCTTGATCTGGCTACGCTAGGCCACCTGCTGAGCACTAACGCCCGCGTGGTGTTGAGCGAGGAAGCCAGCCAGCGTATCGAGGACTGCCACCGCTACCTGCACAACCGCCTGGAAGCTACCCCCGATGCGCCCATTTACGGCATCAACACGGGGTTTGGCGCTTTGTGCAACACGGCTATTGCCCCTGAGCAGCGCCAGCAGCTGCAGGTAAACCTGATGATGTCGCACGCCTGCGGAACCGGGGAGGAAGTGCCAGCAGAACTGGTGCGCCTGATGCTGCTACTCAAAGCCCAGAGCCTAAGCTACGGCCACAGCGGCGTACAACTCAGTACCGTGCAGCGTCTGCTTGACTTTTATAACCGCGAAATGCTGCCGATAGTGTATCAGCAGGGTTCCCTGGGGGCCAGCGGCGACCTGGCCCCCTTGGCTCATTTATGCCTGCCGCTGCTAGGCTTAGGGGAAGTGAACTACATGGGCTACCGACTGTCAGCGGCTGACGCGCAAAGCCTCTTCAGTTGGCAGCCCCTTACCCTCAAGGCCAAAGAAGGACTGGCCTTGCTGAACGGTACACAGTTTATGCTGGCCTATGGGGTACACACGCTATTGCGGGCACGGCGCCTGGCAGCAGCTGCCGATGTTATCGGAGCCCTGTCTCTGGAGGCGTTTGGGGGGCGCAGCGAGCCGTTTGATGAGCGCCTGCACCGCATCAGGCCTCACGCCGGGCAGCTTACGGTAGCCCAGCGGGTGCGTGAGCTCCTGGTGAGTAGCGAGCTGCAGCTGCAACCGCGTTTGGCCGTGCAAGACCCCTACTCCTTCCGGTGCATGCCCCAAGTGCACGGTGCCTCCCGTGATGCCCTGGCCTACGTGCAACAAGTAGTGGAAACGGAGTGCAACGCAGTAACCGACAACCCCAACATTTTCCCCGATGACGATGCCATTCTCAGTGGCGGCAATTTTCATGGGCAGCCGCTGGCATTGGCGCTGGATATGCTGGCTATGGCCGTAGCGGAGCTGGGCAGCATATCGGAGCGCCGTACGTATCAGCTTATTAGTGGCCAGCGGGGCCTGCCGCCCTTTTTGGTGGCTGAGCCTGGGCTAAACTCGGGCCTGATGATTCCGCAGTACACGGCGGCCGGTATTGTGAGCCAGAACAAACAACTGTGCACCCCATCGTCAGTTGACAGCATTGTGAGCAGCAACGGCCAGGAAGACCACGTGAGCATGGGCGCCAACGCTGCCACCAAGGCCCGCCGCGTAGTCGAGAACGTAGAGCAGGTGCTGGGCATCGAGCTTTTCACGGCCACCCAGGCGCTGGCCTTCCGCCACCCGGGCCGCACCTCAGCGGCGCTGGAGGAAGTAGTAGCTGCTTTCCGCGAGAAAGTGCCCTTTGTGAGCCAAGACCGCATCCTGTATCCTGACTTGCACGCGGCGGCGGCCTTCGTGCGGGCTTATGCGTGGCAGTAA
- the hisS gene encoding histidine--tRNA ligase translates to MSAQKPSIPRGTRDFGPAVVARRNYIFGIIRRTFEKFGYAPLETPTLENLSVLTGKYGEEGDQLLFKVLNSGDFAKEVTSEDLAAENRSKRILPKVAEKGLRYDLTVPFARYVVMNRNTLVFPFKRYQIQPVWRADRPQRGRYREFYQCDADVVGTDSLLCEAEIVLMMSEVLTQLGLTEHTIKINHRRVLGAFYQALGGEGTEVDLFTAIDKLDKIGREGVEKELVGRGFSADATERLFDLLSVGGDFAEKLERLLAAFVTAGVEPDNAEGYKGLQDLKRVYDYLVSFGFDKFENLEFDVTLARGLSYYTGCIFEIKINNVNMGSVSGGGRYDNLTGAFGLPGVSGVGFSFGVDRLYDCLDELNLFPPDAATTTRCLVANFDAESEAAVLPVLRQLREAGIPSELFPEAGKLKKQFQYADQKGIPYVLLQGSEERAAGQFKLKNLGTGTERALSLAEVLTELVK, encoded by the coding sequence ATGAGCGCACAGAAGCCTAGCATCCCCCGTGGCACCCGCGACTTTGGCCCGGCCGTAGTGGCCCGCCGCAACTATATATTTGGCATTATCCGCCGCACCTTCGAGAAATTTGGGTACGCCCCCCTCGAAACGCCTACCCTGGAGAACCTCTCGGTGCTTACCGGCAAGTACGGCGAAGAAGGCGACCAGCTCTTGTTTAAAGTGCTGAACTCCGGCGACTTTGCCAAGGAGGTAACCTCTGAGGACCTGGCGGCCGAGAACCGCAGCAAGCGCATTCTGCCTAAAGTAGCCGAAAAGGGCTTGCGGTATGACCTCACCGTGCCCTTTGCGCGTTACGTGGTAATGAACCGTAACACGCTGGTTTTCCCTTTCAAGCGTTACCAGATACAGCCCGTGTGGCGTGCCGACCGCCCCCAGCGCGGCCGCTACCGCGAGTTTTACCAGTGCGACGCCGACGTGGTAGGTACCGACTCGCTGCTGTGCGAGGCAGAAATTGTGCTCATGATGTCGGAGGTACTCACGCAGTTGGGCCTCACGGAGCACACCATCAAAATCAACCACCGCCGCGTGTTGGGGGCCTTTTACCAGGCATTGGGTGGCGAGGGTACCGAGGTAGACCTGTTTACAGCCATTGACAAGCTCGATAAGATAGGGCGTGAGGGCGTAGAAAAGGAACTGGTGGGGCGGGGCTTCTCTGCTGATGCTACTGAGCGCCTCTTTGACCTGCTGAGCGTGGGCGGCGACTTTGCCGAGAAGCTGGAGCGCCTGCTGGCCGCCTTCGTGACGGCCGGCGTAGAGCCCGATAATGCCGAGGGCTACAAGGGCCTGCAAGACCTGAAGCGGGTGTATGATTACCTCGTAAGCTTTGGGTTTGATAAGTTTGAGAACCTGGAGTTTGACGTGACGCTGGCCCGTGGCCTGAGCTACTACACGGGGTGCATCTTCGAAATCAAGATCAACAACGTGAACATGGGTAGCGTGAGTGGCGGGGGCCGCTACGACAACCTCACCGGTGCCTTTGGGCTGCCAGGGGTCTCGGGCGTGGGCTTTTCCTTCGGTGTTGACCGGCTCTACGACTGCCTGGATGAACTGAACCTGTTCCCGCCCGATGCGGCCACTACCACGCGCTGCCTAGTAGCCAACTTTGATGCGGAAAGCGAGGCGGCGGTGCTACCCGTGCTGCGCCAGTTGCGGGAGGCCGGCATCCCGAGTGAGCTGTTCCCGGAGGCGGGTAAGCTGAAAAAGCAATTTCAATACGCTGATCAAAAGGGCATTCCGTACGTGCTGCTGCAGGGTTCAGAGGAAAGGGCCGCCGGCCAGTTCAAGCTCAAGAACCTGGGCACCGGCACAGAACGCGCCCTTTCGCTGGCGGAGGTGCTGACCGAGTTGGTTAAGTAG
- a CDS encoding DUF2459 domain-containing protein, whose translation MGQYQLRVPTGYTPEDFFFRAQGHYSAWRTCNDWTNQALKKTGIRAALKAPLAASVLFQARRAEPDLEKNSP comes from the coding sequence CTGGGCCAGTACCAGTTACGTGTTCCGACCGGGTATACCCCCGAAGATTTTTTCTTTCGCGCTCAAGGACATTATTCGGCATGGCGCACGTGTAACGACTGGACCAACCAAGCCCTGAAAAAGACCGGCATCAGGGCCGCGCTAAAAGCTCCGCTGGCCGCCTCGGTCCTATTTCAGGCCCGGCGAGCAGAACCTGATTTGGAGAAGAATTCTCCTTAG
- a CDS encoding carboxypeptidase-like regulatory domain-containing protein: MKTSFASCALAVFSFCVALGTLPAQAQSGQRGSLSGRLFDGQTQEPIPHANVILLRASDNQFVKSVETDAKGHFTAGNLPLGQYKFKTTVLGYQEANPKVSLHARQTHLALGSVVLVPLRTPRASQASKLAWARRTSPVVALEPLRPAVRVRS; the protein is encoded by the coding sequence ATGAAAACTTCCTTTGCCTCCTGCGCTCTTGCTGTTTTTTCGTTCTGCGTTGCCCTGGGCACCCTGCCGGCCCAAGCCCAGTCGGGGCAGCGTGGTTCACTGAGCGGACGCCTCTTCGATGGCCAAACCCAGGAGCCTATTCCGCACGCCAACGTAATACTGCTGCGAGCTTCCGACAACCAGTTTGTAAAGTCAGTGGAGACGGATGCCAAGGGCCATTTTACGGCTGGCAACCTGCCCCTGGGCCAGTACAAGTTCAAAACCACTGTGCTAGGGTATCAGGAGGCAAACCCGAAGGTGTCTTTGCATGCCCGCCAAACTCACCTGGCTCTTGGCTCCGTGGTGCTAGTGCCCCTTCGTACGCCACGTGCTTCGCAAGCCAGCAAGCTTGCCTGGGCCCGCCGGACCAGTCCGGTAGTCGCGCTGGAGCCCCTGCGCCCCGCCGTGCGCGTTCGGTCGTAG
- a CDS encoding TonB-dependent receptor domain-containing protein — protein sequence MTSYLPSDQILKGLGFLAMLFPLAAAAQQQPTGSLHGSLLDQANNQPVPFANVVVLRAQDSTFVAGAESAENGTFSLEKLGLGSYIVKASAVGYQGLRRAVSLTTAAPNLRMGTLKLVPTATQLAGVTVQGERATVQESLDKKVINVEKDLSSVGGTAVNVLQNVPSVTVAADGTVSMRGSSNITILIDGKPSNSANSGAGGNRLEQIPASAIERVEVVTNPSARYDAAGAGGVLNIILKKQKKDGWNGQAMLNVGTRNKYNPSLSLNRRMGKLNLFGSADLRDDTYHIRMWSDQYALLEGQQLRTYQQGTNVRHTKNSSGRVGFDYTLSANQTITVTVEPNINRSNNTGVQLATLSGATNARIGSNFGVSEKVDNIESSVDYRRTWEAHKGRELTANVYHTYLNANVVVAQRNTEGSPDLQEWRQDLQVDLDAVGGQLDYAHPLGEKARFDVGLKGQWQKNNGTDDFLRQNTDNAGFYRLPDRSYAYDFKEYTQAGYATFQRETGNWTMQGGLRAEYTNTSGQVVGGNGPFKLEYLNLFPSATVARKLSSADQRVQVSYSRRLNRPGFMQLLAFPLYQDQRFYRIGDPTLRPEYINAFELGHQVTMGQASLTSTLFYRQTNNAIQRLLRVDTTATRLYGAGAVVTAQYSDNFGQATTYGAEVSLNQPLAKWWRLTASGSLFQNTVTAATGNEANRRVVSGTARLMNSFTPTPKLDIQLTGSYRAAAVTAQGRIAPVGSMDIALRQRLFNDRGAVTLRVSDVFNTQRNLTESFTENFRATYYNKWESRVAYLGFSWYMGSNKPPKKIEGQPQGGGGGFGG from the coding sequence ATGACTTCTTATCTGCCTTCTGACCAGATCCTTAAAGGTCTGGGGTTCCTCGCTATGCTCTTTCCGCTGGCCGCCGCCGCTCAGCAACAACCCACTGGCTCGCTGCACGGCAGCCTGCTCGACCAGGCCAACAATCAGCCCGTTCCCTTTGCTAACGTAGTGGTACTGCGGGCCCAGGATTCTACGTTTGTAGCAGGGGCTGAGTCTGCCGAAAACGGCACATTCTCTCTGGAAAAGCTAGGTCTGGGGTCTTATATAGTGAAGGCCTCAGCGGTGGGCTACCAAGGGCTGCGCCGCGCAGTTTCGCTAACTACAGCCGCCCCTAACCTGCGAATGGGCACACTGAAGCTGGTTCCCACGGCTACCCAACTAGCAGGGGTAACGGTGCAAGGTGAGCGCGCTACCGTGCAGGAAAGCCTCGATAAGAAAGTAATCAACGTTGAAAAAGACCTTAGCAGCGTAGGTGGCACGGCCGTGAACGTGCTGCAGAATGTGCCCTCCGTAACGGTAGCCGCCGATGGTACCGTGAGCATGCGCGGCAGCTCAAACATTACCATTCTGATTGATGGTAAGCCCAGCAACTCCGCCAACAGCGGCGCCGGTGGCAACCGCTTGGAGCAGATTCCGGCCAGCGCCATTGAACGCGTGGAAGTGGTAACTAACCCCTCAGCCCGATATGACGCGGCGGGCGCGGGTGGGGTGCTCAACATCATCCTTAAGAAGCAGAAGAAAGATGGATGGAACGGGCAGGCCATGCTAAATGTGGGTACCCGCAACAAGTACAACCCCAGCCTGAGTCTGAACCGCCGCATGGGCAAGCTTAACCTATTTGGCTCTGCTGATTTGCGCGATGATACCTACCACATCCGCATGTGGAGCGACCAATATGCGCTACTGGAAGGCCAGCAGCTGCGCACGTACCAGCAGGGCACCAATGTGCGCCACACCAAAAACTCCAGTGGCCGCGTGGGTTTCGATTACACCTTGTCCGCCAACCAGACTATCACCGTAACGGTGGAGCCTAATATCAACCGCTCGAATAACACCGGCGTGCAGCTGGCCACCCTGAGTGGGGCCACTAATGCACGTATCGGGAGCAACTTTGGAGTTTCAGAGAAGGTTGATAACATTGAAAGCTCTGTGGACTACCGCCGGACCTGGGAAGCACACAAGGGCCGTGAGCTAACCGCCAATGTATACCACACCTACCTGAACGCCAATGTGGTGGTAGCTCAGCGCAACACGGAGGGCAGCCCCGATCTGCAGGAATGGCGCCAAGACCTACAGGTTGATCTGGATGCAGTGGGTGGCCAGCTAGATTACGCGCATCCACTAGGCGAAAAAGCCCGCTTTGATGTTGGTCTCAAAGGCCAATGGCAGAAAAATAACGGCACCGACGACTTCCTGCGCCAAAACACCGATAATGCTGGCTTTTACCGCCTCCCCGACCGCTCTTATGCCTATGACTTCAAGGAATACACCCAGGCTGGCTATGCTACGTTTCAGCGGGAAACCGGCAACTGGACCATGCAAGGTGGCCTACGCGCTGAGTACACCAATACCAGCGGCCAGGTAGTTGGCGGAAATGGCCCCTTCAAGCTGGAATATCTGAACCTGTTCCCCTCGGCTACGGTAGCCCGGAAGCTCTCCAGCGCCGACCAGCGCGTGCAGGTCAGCTACTCCCGGCGCCTCAACCGCCCCGGCTTTATGCAGCTGCTGGCCTTCCCACTGTACCAAGATCAGCGCTTCTACCGCATCGGAGACCCTACGCTACGGCCCGAGTACATCAATGCCTTTGAGCTAGGCCACCAGGTAACCATGGGGCAGGCTTCTCTCACCTCCACCCTGTTTTATCGCCAGACCAACAATGCCATTCAGCGCCTGCTGCGGGTAGATACCACTGCTACCCGCCTCTACGGAGCTGGCGCGGTGGTTACCGCTCAGTACAGCGACAATTTTGGGCAGGCCACCACGTACGGGGCTGAAGTATCCTTGAACCAGCCACTTGCTAAATGGTGGCGCCTAACGGCTAGTGGCTCGCTGTTTCAGAACACCGTAACGGCCGCCACGGGCAATGAGGCCAACCGCCGGGTAGTATCGGGCACAGCCCGCCTGATGAACTCCTTCACTCCCACGCCCAAGCTTGATATTCAGCTAACGGGCAGCTACCGCGCTGCTGCCGTTACGGCCCAAGGCCGTATTGCACCGGTAGGCTCCATGGATATAGCGTTGCGCCAGCGCCTGTTCAACGACCGTGGCGCGGTTACCCTGCGCGTTTCTGATGTCTTTAACACCCAGCGCAACCTCACCGAATCATTCACGGAGAACTTCCGCGCCACTTACTACAACAAGTGGGAGTCGCGGGTGGCCTACCTGGGTTTCTCCTGGTACATGGGTTCAAACAAGCCCCCGAAAAAGATTGAAGGCCAACCCCAGGGTGGCGGCGGGGGCTTTGGTGGCTAA
- a CDS encoding family 43 glycosylhydrolase produces MSFTVETKAFQEASTLSTPCAAASEATNTAVHVAPPVTSQPLTSYANVVLPGDFPDPTIAQIGDTYWASATSAEWGPVFPLFKSTNLVDWELVSHVFPTTDSVPEWAGSNFWAPEIFHENGKTYVYYTARQKGKKGRLAIGVASADNPAGPYTDHGFLVAQRNGSIDGFPMRDEHGKLYLVWKEDGNAFRKPTPIFAQRVNATHTALVGKKVELFRNDPTTWEGCLVEGSAIIRHQEYFYMFYAGNGCCGKCCTYATGVARAKSLLGPWEKCPQNPILKKNATWKCPGHGTVAQYEGRWFLLHHAYYNQSHEFVGRQGILSEFTFNEEGWPEFEGNSPQAAPLKDVSVLNITENFAGNALAGSWQWPIGKQPEVGVSDGQLLLTANPLGIGAIVAQRTFTATYKATTSLAVSSLEADTFAGLCAIGDPDNALALVAGADSLQVWHVKGGQHQTLAKLDLPAGLTLNLRLEAWGGQRFRFTYNLDGNSWQPIVLDSFALNGEYLPPWDRGVRVGLLAQGLDSATVAFNSFTIRNQR; encoded by the coding sequence GTGTCTTTCACAGTAGAAACTAAGGCCTTCCAGGAGGCCTCTACCCTCAGCACTCCTTGTGCTGCTGCATCTGAAGCTACTAATACGGCCGTGCACGTGGCGCCGCCGGTAACTTCGCAGCCTCTTACCTCTTACGCTAACGTTGTCCTGCCCGGCGACTTCCCCGACCCAACCATCGCTCAAATCGGCGATACCTACTGGGCCAGCGCTACCTCAGCAGAATGGGGGCCCGTGTTCCCGCTGTTCAAGTCTACCAACCTGGTTGATTGGGAGCTGGTGAGCCACGTTTTCCCTACCACCGACTCTGTGCCGGAGTGGGCGGGTTCCAACTTCTGGGCTCCGGAGATATTCCACGAGAACGGTAAAACGTACGTGTATTACACGGCCCGCCAAAAGGGCAAAAAGGGCCGTTTGGCTATTGGCGTAGCCAGCGCCGACAATCCTGCCGGTCCTTACACTGACCACGGGTTTTTAGTGGCTCAGCGCAACGGCTCCATTGATGGTTTCCCGATGCGCGATGAGCATGGTAAGCTCTACCTTGTTTGGAAGGAAGACGGCAACGCATTCAGAAAGCCTACGCCCATTTTTGCCCAGCGTGTAAATGCCACGCATACTGCTCTGGTGGGCAAGAAGGTAGAGCTTTTCCGCAACGACCCTACCACTTGGGAAGGTTGCCTGGTAGAAGGCTCAGCCATCATTCGGCACCAAGAGTACTTCTACATGTTTTATGCTGGCAATGGCTGTTGCGGTAAGTGCTGCACCTATGCCACTGGCGTAGCACGTGCCAAGAGCCTGCTTGGCCCCTGGGAGAAGTGCCCGCAGAACCCCATTCTCAAGAAAAACGCCACCTGGAAATGCCCCGGTCACGGCACCGTGGCGCAGTATGAGGGCCGCTGGTTTTTGCTGCATCATGCGTACTACAACCAGAGCCACGAGTTTGTGGGGCGCCAGGGTATTCTCAGCGAGTTCACGTTTAATGAGGAAGGCTGGCCTGAGTTTGAGGGCAACAGCCCACAAGCGGCGCCCCTCAAGGATGTGAGCGTGCTTAACATTACCGAAAACTTTGCTGGCAACGCCTTGGCCGGCAGCTGGCAGTGGCCTATCGGAAAGCAGCCTGAGGTAGGAGTCAGTGATGGGCAACTGCTGCTGACGGCAAATCCGCTGGGCATTGGCGCCATTGTAGCTCAGCGCACGTTCACGGCTACTTACAAAGCTACTACCTCGCTGGCTGTTTCGTCGTTGGAGGCTGATACGTTTGCGGGCCTCTGCGCCATTGGCGACCCTGATAATGCGCTGGCTCTGGTGGCTGGCGCTGATTCTTTACAAGTGTGGCACGTGAAGGGCGGCCAGCACCAGACGCTGGCCAAGCTAGATTTGCCCGCCGGCCTGACCCTAAACCTGCGCCTTGAAGCCTGGGGTGGACAGCGTTTCCGCTTCACCTATAACCTTGATGGCAACTCCTGGCAGCCTATTGTGCTTGATAGTTTTGCCCTCAATGGTGAATATCTGCCGCCCTGGGACCGTGGCGTACGGGTAGGCCTGTTAGCGCAAGGCCTCGACTCGGCAACGGTGGCTTTCAACAGCTTTACCATTCGTAATCAGCGCTAA
- a CDS encoding efflux RND transporter periplasmic adaptor subunit — protein sequence MDRSIPAATQQRRQRQRWLTGAGILALLVLGLVAFRSILKPSLDRSAILLATTETGDVEAALTAAGVIIPAHEAVITSPIQSTIRRVMVPVGSKVQPGQTILELDRELTTTALAKLQDEQQQNRNKNNQLQLTLEKALNDLRSQEQVQQVKVRSLQSALRDEQYMLKIGGGTSESVRQAELNLKVAQLELQRLGEQIRNQQAANAADVRELGFTMQIQDRSIAELAGKLAQANISSQQPGVLTWVKDDLGTTVQAGDALARVADLSHFRVRATIADSYADALHLGDAVIVRINGTDLRGTISTVSPAVEKGVVTFYAALAQDNHPALRSNLRADVFVVTKALHNVVRVKNGPFYQGGKEQPVFVVKDGKAVRRTVQFGESNFDYVQVTSGLAAGEQIILSDTKDYLDTPELTIKD from the coding sequence ATGGACAGATCCATTCCTGCCGCCACCCAACAGCGTCGCCAGCGCCAGCGCTGGTTAACGGGGGCGGGTATCTTAGCATTACTAGTGTTAGGCCTGGTTGCATTCCGCAGTATTCTGAAGCCTAGCCTAGACCGCAGCGCTATTCTGCTGGCTACCACCGAAACCGGAGATGTTGAGGCCGCGCTAACGGCCGCTGGCGTCATTATTCCGGCGCATGAGGCAGTTATTACCAGCCCCATTCAGAGCACCATTAGGCGGGTAATGGTGCCCGTAGGCAGCAAGGTGCAACCGGGGCAAACTATTCTGGAGCTAGACCGCGAGCTGACTACCACCGCCCTGGCAAAGCTGCAGGATGAGCAGCAGCAAAACCGCAACAAGAACAACCAGCTCCAGCTCACCCTGGAAAAGGCGCTTAATGACCTCCGCTCCCAGGAGCAGGTGCAGCAAGTGAAAGTGCGTAGCCTGCAGTCGGCGCTTCGTGATGAGCAGTACATGCTCAAAATTGGAGGCGGCACTTCAGAAAGTGTACGTCAGGCGGAGCTGAACCTAAAAGTGGCCCAGCTGGAGCTGCAGCGCCTAGGTGAGCAAATCCGGAACCAGCAGGCCGCCAACGCTGCCGATGTACGGGAGCTAGGCTTCACCATGCAAATTCAAGACCGCAGTATTGCGGAGCTGGCCGGCAAGTTGGCCCAGGCCAACATTAGTAGCCAGCAGCCCGGCGTGCTTACCTGGGTAAAAGACGACCTGGGTACCACCGTGCAGGCCGGCGACGCCCTAGCCCGAGTAGCCGACCTCAGTCATTTTCGGGTGCGGGCTACCATAGCCGACTCCTATGCCGACGCTCTGCACCTCGGCGACGCAGTGATAGTTCGTATCAATGGCACCGACCTGCGCGGCACTATTAGTACGGTGAGTCCGGCGGTGGAGAAGGGCGTAGTCACGTTTTATGCGGCACTGGCCCAGGACAACCATCCGGCGCTGCGCTCTAACCTGCGGGCCGATGTGTTTGTGGTGACGAAAGCGCTGCATAATGTGGTGCGCGTGAAAAACGGCCCCTTCTACCAAGGCGGTAAAGAGCAGCCAGTGTTTGTAGTGAAAGACGGCAAAGCCGTGCGCCGGACGGTGCAGTTTGGGGAGAGCAATTTTGACTACGTGCAGGTAACAAGTGGCCTAGCCGCTGGTGAGCAGATCATACTCTCCGACACTAAAGACTACCTGGATACGCCCGAACTCACTATTAAGGACTAG
- a CDS encoding TolC family protein → MKRILPLLALLAGTPAAAQSSNTVTLQQVINSALGQSAVAKQTQTTRDKSYWEWRTYQANYKPQLGLQGTLPGFSRAVTPVVQPDGTTDFRAVRINNSNLAMTVTQNIGLTGGQLFVASEVQRFDDFNGRLKRYNNQPVAIGVTQPIGMFNGLKWARQIEPLRYQESQRQYVEEHEGIAQRITELYFDVLQQQVNAEVASQNVRANEELLRIGKERYQLGRLSQSDLLRLELNLLNARQAMAQGQLDAENAAVSLQSYTGLRAAELYLTIPAAAPRLVVPAELALAQARQNRSVVLAFQRRLLQAEREVALARGTTGLQASLSANLGYVNQAGNLWDTYAALQNQQQVRLTFSLPLVDWGKQRSIVKTAELTRQQAQTDIAQEEATFEQNVQVQAAQLSTLSQQLDLAARADSLAQQRYDIAQATYKVGRISLTDLTIASNEKDQARRAYILALRAAWVAHYRLRALTLYDFERQLPLAAQ, encoded by the coding sequence ATGAAACGGATTCTACCTTTACTGGCGCTGCTGGCGGGTACCCCGGCCGCGGCTCAATCTTCTAACACCGTAACCCTGCAACAGGTGATCAACTCGGCCCTAGGCCAGTCGGCGGTGGCAAAACAAACGCAAACCACCCGCGACAAAAGCTACTGGGAGTGGCGTACATACCAGGCCAACTACAAGCCGCAGCTGGGTCTGCAGGGCACGCTACCTGGGTTCAGCCGCGCCGTCACGCCCGTTGTGCAGCCTGATGGTACCACCGATTTCCGGGCCGTGCGCATCAACAACTCCAACCTGGCCATGACGGTCACGCAAAATATTGGCCTGACTGGTGGGCAGTTATTCGTGGCTTCTGAAGTGCAACGCTTTGATGATTTCAATGGGCGGCTGAAACGCTACAACAACCAGCCCGTGGCCATAGGAGTGACGCAGCCCATTGGGATGTTCAACGGCCTGAAGTGGGCCCGGCAAATTGAGCCACTACGCTATCAAGAAAGTCAGCGCCAGTACGTGGAGGAGCACGAAGGTATTGCCCAGCGCATCACAGAACTGTATTTCGACGTGTTGCAGCAGCAAGTAAATGCCGAGGTGGCCAGCCAAAACGTGCGAGCCAACGAGGAGCTCCTACGAATAGGGAAGGAGCGCTACCAACTAGGGCGCCTTTCGCAAAGCGACTTACTGCGCTTAGAGCTTAACTTGCTCAATGCCCGGCAGGCTATGGCCCAAGGGCAGCTTGATGCAGAAAATGCAGCCGTGAGCTTGCAGAGCTACACTGGCCTACGGGCCGCCGAACTATACCTGACGATTCCGGCAGCGGCTCCGCGCTTGGTGGTGCCAGCAGAATTGGCTCTGGCTCAGGCCCGGCAAAATAGGAGCGTGGTACTGGCCTTCCAGCGGCGTTTGCTGCAGGCCGAGCGGGAAGTTGCTCTGGCCAGAGGTACTACTGGCCTACAAGCCTCTCTCTCTGCCAACTTGGGCTACGTAAACCAAGCTGGTAACCTGTGGGATACCTATGCTGCGCTGCAAAATCAGCAGCAGGTACGCCTTACGTTCTCACTGCCGCTGGTAGACTGGGGCAAGCAACGCTCTATTGTGAAAACTGCTGAACTGACCCGGCAACAGGCGCAGACCGATATTGCACAGGAGGAAGCTACGTTTGAGCAGAATGTGCAGGTGCAAGCAGCTCAACTGAGCACGCTAAGCCAGCAACTAGACCTGGCCGCCCGCGCCGATTCTTTGGCTCAGCAGCGCTATGATATTGCTCAGGCCACCTATAAAGTGGGGCGCATCAGCCTCACCGACCTCACTATTGCCTCTAATGAAAAGGACCAGGCCCGGCGGGCCTACATTCTGGCGCTTAGAGCGGCCTGGGTGGCCCATTACCGATTACGGGCGCTTACGCTCTATGACTTTGAGCGCCAATTGCCTTTGGCGGCACAGTAG